In a single window of the Litorilituus sediminis genome:
- a CDS encoding efflux RND transporter permease subunit, whose protein sequence is MNLTQLAFNYRKTVFLILAVLLINGFFAYFTLPAQEDPNITIREAIISTSFPGMAPDRVEQLITRKLEEEIRKIPEVKEIKSTSSAGLSILHVKIYDRYFNLDDIWQDVRNKASAAHTKMPSGTRQPFVNDEFGDVSVITLALTADGFDLGEMYDIAQHIKDSLYGVEGTKKIEILGRKEERIFLEASNAKLSQLGISPQALIQELQKQNIIRSGGQIDTGPANFIVEPSGNFASVQDIADTYINIPNSEDFIALKDIVTLRRDFIDPPDKLAYFNGEPAIFFATSMLEQYNILEYAPRVLSKLEEIEATLPIGYNINIATYQAEQVEKTVRGVSINVLQTLAIVLVVVVIFLGLRTGLIVGAIVPFVMLTTLTIMQFADMKLERMSLATLIISLGLLVDNGIVIAEDFKRRLEQGFARFDAMIQGSKELAVPLLSSSATTILFFLPLMLAEHVAGEYTRSISLVILITLLTSWVLALCVTPLLCYFFIKVDKSASGSANADSTDNNVQGVLYRYYESFLHWVLKHKVIFISAMLALFIASVFSMKFVAKQFFPDSDRTQILVNIDLPNGTSSKETNRQMQEIFTWFNNKERFDYIESYSGYVGFSGPRFVLSLNPEDPAANKGFIVLNVKPDTNISKTALDLDKQIEHEFPNVSARVKKMFLGPSDSSTIKIQVKGPDKNVIYKKAEQIMALLHEVPNTLDIRTDWENLIVKVEVQIDQHRAKRSGLTSDEIAQALETYFSGTQITEYREGDEIIPVVLRAEQAERQSLDRLRTLNIYSQKTGKTVPLFQVAKLAPYNQFSMIQHEDLFRTISIQARNTQMAAEDLKLLIDDKIQALQQDLPTNHHIEYDGVIKESAAAQKALGASMPMVLGIIIILLVAQFNSFRKAAVIAFTIPLSFIGAVLGLLLMSAPFGFMVTLGLYSLAGIIINNAIVLIDRIKIETEAGKSEYQAVVDSCLTRLRPIAMTTITTVMGLLPLIIGKDPLFYGMANVIAFGLAIGTLLTLAVVPILYCAFYKISRPSLK, encoded by the coding sequence ATGAACTTAACACAACTTGCCTTTAACTATCGCAAAACCGTTTTCCTAATTTTAGCTGTACTGCTAATTAACGGCTTTTTTGCTTACTTTACGCTGCCCGCGCAAGAAGACCCAAATATCACCATTCGCGAAGCGATTATCAGCACCTCATTTCCTGGTATGGCGCCCGATAGAGTAGAACAGTTAATCACCCGAAAACTTGAGGAAGAAATCAGAAAAATCCCCGAAGTTAAAGAAATAAAGTCTACCTCGTCTGCAGGCTTATCTATTTTGCACGTTAAAATTTACGATAGATATTTTAACTTAGATGACATCTGGCAAGACGTGCGTAATAAAGCCAGCGCAGCGCACACTAAAATGCCTTCAGGCACTCGCCAGCCCTTTGTTAATGATGAGTTTGGTGATGTTTCCGTAATTACTTTAGCGCTAACCGCTGATGGCTTTGATTTAGGTGAAATGTACGATATTGCCCAACATATCAAAGACAGCTTGTACGGAGTAGAAGGTACAAAGAAAATTGAAATACTTGGCAGAAAAGAAGAGCGAATTTTCTTAGAAGCGTCCAACGCAAAACTTTCGCAGTTGGGTATTTCTCCTCAAGCATTAATTCAAGAGCTACAAAAGCAAAATATCATACGTTCTGGCGGACAAATTGATACCGGCCCGGCAAACTTTATTGTTGAGCCATCAGGTAACTTTGCCAGTGTCCAAGATATCGCAGATACCTACATTAATATCCCAAACAGTGAAGACTTTATCGCCCTAAAAGATATAGTGACATTACGCCGAGACTTTATCGATCCGCCCGATAAACTCGCCTACTTCAATGGTGAGCCAGCAATATTTTTTGCTACCTCCATGCTAGAGCAGTACAACATCTTAGAATACGCGCCACGGGTATTAAGTAAGCTTGAAGAGATAGAGGCAACCTTACCTATAGGTTACAACATTAATATTGCCACTTACCAAGCAGAGCAAGTTGAGAAAACAGTACGCGGAGTCTCAATCAACGTATTGCAAACCTTAGCCATAGTGCTGGTGGTGGTGGTGATATTTTTGGGGCTAAGAACTGGGCTTATCGTCGGTGCCATTGTACCTTTTGTGATGTTAACCACGTTAACCATTATGCAATTTGCTGATATGAAGCTAGAGCGCATGAGCTTAGCAACACTGATCATATCTCTAGGCCTATTGGTTGATAACGGTATTGTTATTGCTGAAGATTTTAAGCGCCGCTTAGAACAAGGCTTTGCAAGGTTTGATGCCATGATACAAGGTAGTAAAGAGCTGGCCGTGCCTTTGTTAAGCTCATCTGCGACCACTATTTTATTTTTCTTACCCTTAATGCTTGCTGAGCATGTAGCTGGAGAGTACACCCGCTCTATTTCTTTGGTTATTTTAATTACGCTGCTGACCAGTTGGGTTTTAGCCCTATGCGTCACCCCACTACTTTGTTATTTCTTTATTAAAGTAGATAAGTCAGCAAGTGGCTCTGCAAATGCAGATAGCACAGATAATAACGTACAAGGGGTATTGTATCGTTACTATGAAAGCTTTTTGCATTGGGTGTTAAAGCATAAAGTCATATTTATCAGTGCCATGCTAGCCTTATTTATTGCCTCAGTGTTTTCAATGAAGTTTGTTGCTAAGCAGTTTTTCCCCGATTCTGATCGCACACAAATATTAGTTAATATTGATTTGCCTAATGGTACTTCTTCCAAAGAAACCAACCGACAAATGCAGGAAATCTTTACCTGGTTCAACAATAAAGAGCGCTTTGATTATATAGAAAGCTACTCTGGTTATGTTGGTTTTAGCGGGCCTCGCTTTGTTTTATCACTTAACCCTGAAGATCCTGCTGCCAATAAGGGCTTTATTGTGCTGAATGTGAAACCTGATACCAATATCAGTAAAACAGCACTCGATTTAGATAAACAAATTGAACATGAATTTCCTAATGTATCAGCACGCGTTAAGAAAATGTTTTTAGGACCATCTGACTCGAGCACAATCAAAATCCAAGTCAAAGGGCCTGATAAAAACGTTATCTATAAAAAAGCTGAACAAATCATGGCACTGCTGCATGAAGTACCTAACACCTTAGATATACGCACCGACTGGGAAAACTTAATTGTTAAAGTGGAAGTACAAATAGATCAACACCGTGCTAAACGCTCAGGCTTAACCTCAGATGAAATTGCACAAGCATTAGAAACCTACTTTTCAGGGACACAAATAACTGAATATCGTGAAGGTGATGAAATCATCCCTGTGGTTTTACGAGCTGAACAAGCTGAAAGACAAAGCTTAGATAGATTAAGAACCCTTAATATCTATTCGCAAAAAACCGGTAAAACGGTACCACTATTTCAAGTGGCTAAATTAGCCCCTTATAATCAATTTTCTATGATACAGCATGAAGATTTATTTAGAACCATTAGTATTCAAGCGCGTAATACCCAAATGGCTGCCGAAGACTTAAAGCTACTTATTGATGATAAAATTCAAGCATTACAGCAAGACTTACCGACCAACCACCACATTGAATATGATGGCGTAATAAAAGAGTCTGCCGCAGCACAAAAAGCATTAGGTGCAAGTATGCCTATGGTACTTGGCATCATCATCATTTTGCTGGTTGCACAATTTAACTCCTTTAGAAAAGCTGCAGTAATCGCTTTTACCATTCCATTATCCTTTATTGGCGCGGTACTTGGCTTACTGTTAATGAGTGCTCCTTTTGGCTTTATGGTAACCCTAGGCTTATATAGTTTAGCTGGCATCATCATCAATAACGCTATTGTATTGATTGACCGTATAAAAATAGAAACCGAGGCCGGCAAGTCAGAGTATCAAGCAGTCGTTGATTCATGCTTAACTCGGTTACGACCAATCGCGATGACTACCATAACCACAGTGATGGGGCTACTGCCGTTAATTATCGGCAAAGATCCACTCTTTTACGGTATGGCTAACGTAATCGCCTTTGGTTTAGCTATAGGCACCCTACTGACCTTAGCTGTAGTGCCAATTTTATATTGCGCCTTTTATAAAATATCTCGCCCAAGCTTAAAATAA
- a CDS encoding choice-of-anchor A family protein, with protein MRNLLFVLTCAFIAMPAMAVEIDLGVASNYNAFIKKNFKVTSSDTQGRIAVGGNLVVNGGYDIGYRIDEFGMGSGPSLVVGGNIVKKGQGHFNVYEDGPHQSPHSGDVLYAGSVTDKKGRIEANLIQTDKANLPVNFNDAFAHLNQLSQDLAAATAHGVGVKDGWPLVFKPTTTPDNNVYVFNVTQEQINSTNEWNIEGVSADATVVFNVTNPNKVAGKSNYNGNECAQGAKSCVHLSQTNIKINGELLSEHYQKGFLNNNFKQQVLFNFAGATQVNLATDLYASVLAPKADIKANPSVIWGQVIGKSWQGNMQINYSPFTPVDGGTTPVPTPTSLWIFALAIALVYVNRRTINKRMIKLKNKKLKAQLHKDAAVSC; from the coding sequence ATGCGTAATTTACTTTTCGTATTAACCTGTGCATTTATTGCAATGCCTGCTATGGCGGTTGAAATTGACTTAGGAGTTGCAAGCAATTACAACGCTTTTATCAAGAAGAACTTTAAGGTGACCAGCTCTGATACCCAAGGTCGTATTGCCGTAGGTGGTAATCTTGTTGTCAATGGTGGCTATGATATAGGTTACCGTATTGATGAATTTGGTATGGGCAGTGGTCCAAGTTTAGTCGTTGGCGGCAATATTGTTAAAAAAGGCCAAGGACATTTTAATGTTTACGAAGATGGTCCTCATCAATCACCGCATTCAGGTGATGTGCTTTATGCCGGTTCAGTTACCGATAAAAAAGGGCGTATAGAAGCGAACTTAATACAAACTGATAAGGCAAATTTACCGGTTAACTTTAATGATGCTTTTGCGCATTTAAATCAATTATCGCAAGACTTAGCAGCAGCGACAGCGCACGGTGTTGGTGTTAAAGATGGTTGGCCATTAGTGTTTAAGCCAACAACAACGCCTGATAATAATGTGTATGTCTTTAACGTAACCCAAGAGCAAATTAACTCAACCAATGAATGGAATATTGAAGGGGTTAGTGCTGATGCTACTGTGGTTTTTAATGTGACTAATCCCAATAAGGTTGCTGGTAAAAGTAATTACAATGGTAATGAATGCGCACAAGGTGCCAAATCGTGCGTTCACTTAAGCCAAACTAACATCAAAATAAATGGTGAGTTATTAAGCGAGCATTACCAAAAAGGTTTTTTAAATAATAACTTTAAGCAGCAGGTTTTATTTAACTTTGCTGGTGCTACGCAAGTAAATTTAGCGACAGACTTATATGCCAGTGTATTAGCGCCAAAGGCCGATATTAAAGCAAACCCGTCGGTAATTTGGGGGCAAGTTATTGGTAAGTCTTGGCAAGGGAATATGCAAATAAATTATAGCCCATTTACACCTGTTGACGGTGGTACAACGCCAGTGCCAACTCCTACAAGTTTATGGATTTTTGCTTTGGCTATCGCGTTAGTTTACGTAAATCGTCGAACGATTAACAAACGAATGATTAAGCTAAAGAACAAAAAGCTGAAAGCACAATTGCACAAAGATGCTGCGGTTTCATGCTAA
- the prsT gene encoding XrtA/PEP-CTERM system TPR-repeat protein PrsT, translating into MRLFCLIVSLFFAVSSYANNAIKYYEQALALYHAKDIAAAEIEVKNSLKQDKNYLPARILLAEIQVSLGNLNGAEKEYQKALTLKADPNAVVFPLVEVKLALQKVAQAQQLLAQYSSLQVNARFYYLRASAYKAQLAFAQAKADYQQAIALQYQNAEVYTGLADLYFQQNDIDAAKKQLHFALTAQADYFPALLLSSEVDKSLGDYVQAQSKLAKILAVDDKNKQALFAQASLYLAQSKLPEALTIAMTLKEIAPEDPYAKLLHATLIAQQGHSKEARRILVDISQQLSGIDDKYKHTQQVLLLSATVDFINQNPHSAKKQFLRYLELYSDDATANRYLAIIAFREGNMSKAAAYVEKAIAINPNDSDVYLIAGQIYQQANLPEKQLARLKAAHERFSNVQQIQDHYLSALLAQNKFAQALDILASSNQNNSLQNKTLLAYMQLQSGLYEQAHQSTQALLDSHADKVEILQLAGELSLKTNSDIEQAKYFFEQALVLDEGFAPAQLALAGIALQANNWQAVEQHYKKVLDHNPNNTLALQLYADLAIKQQRFPLAIKLLEPMANENNYQTGNALLNLYLMTNELEKAQELLALLEQNYALDHDLLLTKSRIQAKLEQIDLAKKTLKILFGLVYEQPNELAVLAQAQLDIGDISAAKKTISRLDVISTDVDTSYLLAQVYLADNNYGQVDKLINANLVKEKRADKWHMLKVRLLIAQYDIEQAIELLESIYAQQESRQTMQWLSQLYAEQQQADKLIKLLATWLKRQANDAWAVAQLSSVAISQDNLALAIETLEQYPNLAEQPLFLNNLANYYFRQSRQAQNEQQAQALSLKALNYAKQAYKLAPENAAINDTLGWITVNRGQVAQGLGLLREASARDSQNGEVFYHLAYALAKADNFSQAKLAFEKAVQLAPEHPLLSEVKAIIQH; encoded by the coding sequence ATGCGTTTATTTTGTTTGATTGTAAGTTTGTTTTTTGCGGTATCAAGTTATGCTAATAATGCTATTAAGTATTATGAACAGGCGCTTGCGCTTTATCATGCCAAGGATATTGCCGCAGCAGAAATTGAAGTTAAAAATAGCTTAAAGCAAGATAAAAATTACCTACCTGCAAGAATATTACTTGCAGAAATACAAGTCAGTTTAGGTAACTTAAATGGAGCAGAAAAGGAGTATCAAAAAGCATTAACCCTAAAAGCGGATCCAAATGCGGTGGTTTTTCCTTTAGTGGAAGTAAAACTAGCTTTACAAAAAGTGGCGCAAGCTCAGCAGTTATTAGCGCAATATTCATCGTTACAGGTGAATGCGCGTTTTTATTATTTACGCGCTAGTGCTTACAAAGCACAATTAGCTTTTGCACAGGCCAAAGCTGACTATCAGCAGGCAATCGCACTGCAATATCAAAACGCAGAAGTTTATACCGGCCTTGCTGATTTGTATTTTCAGCAAAATGATATCGATGCCGCGAAAAAGCAACTTCATTTCGCATTAACAGCCCAAGCTGATTATTTTCCGGCACTGCTACTTAGCAGTGAGGTTGATAAAAGCCTAGGCGATTATGTGCAAGCGCAATCTAAACTGGCAAAAATATTAGCGGTTGATGACAAAAATAAACAAGCTTTGTTCGCTCAAGCTAGCCTCTACCTTGCTCAGTCAAAGCTGCCAGAGGCGTTAACAATTGCTATGACGCTTAAAGAAATCGCGCCTGAAGATCCTTACGCTAAGTTATTACATGCCACTTTGATTGCTCAGCAAGGTCATAGCAAAGAGGCAAGGCGTATATTGGTTGATATTTCTCAGCAACTTTCAGGTATTGATGATAAGTATAAGCATACTCAGCAAGTACTATTGCTATCCGCTACGGTTGATTTTATAAATCAAAATCCACATTCTGCTAAAAAACAATTTTTACGTTATTTAGAGCTGTATTCAGATGATGCAACAGCCAATAGGTATCTAGCAATTATTGCTTTTCGAGAAGGCAATATGAGTAAAGCTGCAGCATATGTTGAAAAGGCTATTGCCATTAACCCTAATGACAGCGATGTCTATTTGATTGCCGGGCAAATTTACCAACAGGCTAATTTGCCAGAAAAGCAATTGGCACGCTTAAAAGCAGCCCATGAGCGTTTTAGTAATGTGCAACAAATACAAGATCATTACCTAAGTGCCTTGCTTGCACAAAATAAATTCGCCCAAGCCTTAGATATTTTAGCAAGCAGTAATCAAAACAATAGCCTACAAAATAAAACGCTGTTGGCTTATATGCAATTGCAATCAGGTTTGTATGAACAAGCGCATCAATCAACACAAGCGCTACTTGATAGCCATGCAGACAAGGTTGAAATTTTACAGCTTGCTGGTGAGTTATCACTTAAAACCAATTCCGACATCGAACAAGCCAAGTATTTTTTCGAGCAAGCGCTTGTTCTTGATGAAGGCTTTGCTCCTGCGCAGCTAGCTTTAGCGGGCATAGCACTACAAGCGAATAACTGGCAAGCGGTTGAGCAGCACTATAAAAAAGTACTCGATCATAATCCTAATAATACCTTGGCATTACAGCTGTATGCTGATTTAGCTATTAAGCAGCAGCGTTTTCCTTTGGCGATAAAGTTGCTAGAGCCTATGGCGAATGAAAATAACTACCAAACAGGTAATGCCTTACTTAATTTATATTTAATGACCAATGAGTTAGAAAAGGCGCAAGAGTTATTGGCTTTACTTGAGCAAAACTACGCGCTTGATCATGACTTATTGTTAACCAAAAGCCGTATACAAGCAAAGCTAGAGCAAATTGACTTAGCCAAAAAAACATTAAAGATTTTATTTGGTTTAGTGTATGAACAGCCTAATGAATTGGCTGTTTTAGCACAAGCTCAACTTGATATCGGTGATATTAGCGCCGCGAAAAAAACGATTAGTCGGCTTGATGTGATTTCAACAGACGTTGATACCAGTTACTTACTTGCGCAAGTTTACTTAGCTGATAATAATTATGGTCAAGTAGATAAGCTAATTAACGCCAATCTTGTCAAAGAAAAGCGTGCCGATAAATGGCATATGCTTAAAGTGAGATTGCTTATTGCTCAGTATGATATTGAGCAAGCTATTGAGTTACTTGAAAGTATTTATGCACAGCAAGAAAGTCGGCAAACAATGCAGTGGCTCTCGCAACTTTACGCTGAGCAACAACAAGCAGATAAGTTAATCAAATTACTGGCAACCTGGTTAAAACGCCAAGCAAATGATGCTTGGGCGGTTGCTCAACTGTCATCAGTGGCGATTAGCCAAGATAATTTAGCCTTGGCTATTGAAACTTTGGAGCAGTATCCTAATTTAGCAGAACAGCCGTTGTTTCTAAATAATCTAGCAAATTATTATTTCAGGCAAAGTAGGCAAGCCCAGAATGAGCAACAGGCACAAGCACTATCTTTAAAAGCATTAAACTATGCCAAGCAAGCTTATAAACTGGCGCCAGAAAATGCTGCAATTAATGACACTTTAGGTTGGATCACAGTAAACAGAGGCCAAGTTGCTCAAGGCTTAGGCTTATTGCGTGAAGCTAGTGCTCGTGATAGCCAAAACGGTGAGGTGTTTTATCATTTAGCTTATGCTTTAGCTAAAGCTGATAATTTTTCGCAGGCAAAACTAGCTTTTGAAAAAGCAGTACAGCTTGCACCAGAACACCCACTATTGAGCGAAGTTAAAGCAATAATCCAGCACTAG